The Rouxiella sp. WC2420 region TTGAACAAGGCGTAGAAATGAATTATCGCTCTGATATCGACGGGCTTCGTGCCATCGCGGTTTTATTTGTTTTATTTTTTCATGCGGGATTTACTTTCTTTTCATCAGGATTTATCGGTGTCGATATCTTTTTCGTGATTTCAGGGTATTTAATTACTTCAATAATTAACACTTCAATCAACAAAGGTAATTTTTCATTATCCGAATTTTATAGCCGTCGTCTTTGGCGACTGCAACCCTCATTTATTGCAGCACTCATTTTCACCATGATTATCGCTGTCATACTGTATTTACCAAGCGACTTCAAAGAATACATGACCAGCGCTAAATATGCTGCTTCATTTATGTCTAACATATATTCCGCCCGCAATGCTGTGCAATATGGCGCTGGCGATACCATGACCCATTTGCTACTGCACACTTGGTCTCTTTCTATTGAATGGCAATGGTATTTATTCCTGCCACCTGGGCTATTACTTGTCCATCGCTTTGTACCTAAAAGATTCATTGGTGTCATAACTATTGCCCTCACCCTATTAACGTTGATAATTTGCCTATTCCTTTCTGCACACTACCCGAGCAAAAGCTACTATTTCTTGAGCTGTCGCCTATTTGAACTAATGACGGGGAGTTGTTTAGCGGTTCTAAATTACCAAAAATTAAAACTTAACAAGCACCTTGGCTCTCTACTTGGTCTGGCCTCGCTAGCCACACTGGCTTATTGCACCACGCGGACGAATATTGTTTATGGTTACCCCAATTATACGAGTGTTATCGTATCAATAGCCGTCGCCGCATTGATTATTATTGGCAGTACGGGGAAAGGAGTTACCACCAAGTTACTGTCTAATCCCGTGCTGGTATTTATTGGTACACTTTCTTATTCACTATATCTCTGGCACTGGCCTATTTTTGCCACAGCACGTTATTTAGATATCAGAGAAAACGCCACTTTTATAGTAGTTTGTTTTGTACTAACAGGCATCACTGCTTACCTCTCTTTCATTTATATAGAAAAACCTTATCGTATTAAAAAAGTCGGCTTATTAAAAACGGTCATCTTGCTAGTCTTAACTCCCCTTATTATAACGATGCTGCTGCGCACTTTAGTAAGAAACAATGAAGGATTTACAGATCGCTTCGGTAAGGAGTACGCTACGGTTCTGGCTAAATCCAATGAACCCAACTCTGCTCAAAGAAAATATTGTTATGATATCAAAACAGATGGAGATAATAAAAAATGTATTATGGGTGATAATAAGGCAATAAAAACTGCCTTATTGATTGGTGATTCCCATGCTGGTCATTTCTTCAATTTCTTTAACATCCTGGGTAAAGATGCCCATCTGGCAATAACGACATTGAGCCGAGGTGCCTGTCTGTCACTGCCAAATTATTATCAGTTTCAAACTAGTGGTCAATACGATCAGATTAATTTCTCTTGTCACGATGAGTCAAAAAAATATTATGCCATGGTAAAAAACAAGAAATATAACTATATTATTATTGCTCAACGATGGGACTTGTACGGTGCTGATATCAGCACTAATGACAAGGGGAAAATTTATTCCGTTGTAGAATCTCGAGAAAAAATCTCTACAGCGCTTAATGAGGCGCTGGATATTATCGTCAAAGCGGGTTCAACTCCCGTGATTATGAAACAGATTGCTCCTCTAAACAGTCACTATCCCGGCTGTTTCAAGCAGCATACTATTTTAAGAACAGAATATATCCCTAATAGCTGTGAAACAGTGCCGATTAGAAACCAAAACACTGATTGGTTCATTCCTATTTTTAATCAGCTACAGGTCAAGTACCCTACCCTTATCTTTATCGACCCACAGGATGCAAGATGTAACGGCAAAAAATGCTTGATGGAGTTCGATGGCATCCCGCTTTTTGCAGATGATAATCATATTACCGCGTATGCATCACACAAGTTGGGCAAGCTGTATTTACAGATCAAAGGCAATCCACTGAAAGAAATTGCGGAATAAATTACCTTTCGATATCTGTTAACAGTGTTTTTATTGATCTATATCAGATTCCTGTCAGCTATCGGCGTAGGAAGAAATAGGGTTGCTATAATCCCTGCCCTTTTCTTCTGATGCCGAGAAAGTCATGGCGCTGCTAATTACTTATAAATGCATCAATTGCGACATGTGCGAGCCAGAATGCCCGAATCAGGCTATCACGATGGGCGATGAATTTTACCAGATTGACAGCGAGCGCTGTACAGAGTGTGTCGGCCATTACGATACGCCGACCTGCCAGAAAGTCTGCCCGATCGACCATACGATTATCATCGACCCGCAACGCCGCGAAGCCAATGACCAGCTGTGGGATAAATTTGTGCTGCTGCACCATTCCACAAAGCTTTGAGTCAGCAGAGTGATGCAGCTATAAAATCATCGTTAATCACTAGTTTTCGATGATAACCGTAGCACAGGCATAGTGACGTTCATCGGCCAGCGTCACGTGGACCGCTTTAACACCGAACTCAGCCACCATTTCCGCCGCGCGGTCGTGAAAAACCAGGCTCGGCTTGCCCAACGCGTCATTAACGACTTCAAACTGCTCAAACGCCAGACCGTTGCGAATACCCGTTCCCAGCGCTTTTGCCGCCGCTTCTTTGACCGCAAATCGCTTAGCCAGAAAACGTACCGGCTGCTGATGGTTAAGGTATAACTGCCATTCGTTGGCACTTAAAATACGCTTAGCCAGCCTGTCGCCACTGCGTTCAACTACCGCTTCGATGCGGATAATCTCGACAATATCGGTGCCCAGCCCAAGAATCGCCATTATCGGCGCGCTTCCCGCATCAAGGCTTTCATTTCACTGACTGCGCCGGCTAAACCGTCAAACACCGCCTGACCGATAATTGAGTGGCCGATGTTCAGTTCGTGCATTTCTGGCAGCGCAGCAATCGGCTGAACATTTTTATAGGTCAGACCGTGACCCGCATTAACCTTCAGGCCTTTCGATGCGGCATAGATGGCAGCATCTTTAATACGTTTAAACTCAGCATCACGATGAATGCCTTCTGGGGCTTCGGCGTAGGCACCGGTATGAATTTCAATATATGGCGCGCCGACAGCAACAGCGGCGTCAATCTGGCGCACGTCTGGGTCGATAAACAGAGAAACCAGAATGCCAGCCTGTGATAAGCGCTCAACCGCAAAGGTCATTTTGTCTTTCTGGCCAGCCACGTCCAGCCCGCCTTCGGTAGTCACTTCTTCGCGCTTTTCCGGTACCAGACAGCAGAAATGCGGTTTGATATCACAGGCAATACCGACCATTTCGTCAGTCACGGCCATCTCGAGATTCATGCGAGTCTGGATAGTTTCGCGCAGAATTCGCACGTCGCGATCGGTGATGTGGCGACGATCTTCGCGCAGGTGTACGGTGATACCGTCAGCGCCCGCCTGTTCAGCCACGAAAGCCGCCTGAACAGGATCCGGATACGCAGTACCGCGCGCGTTTCTCAGGGTCGCGATGTGGTCGATATTGACGCCCAACAGTAACTCAGCCATGAAACACTCCTAATTTTGTGATACCCATAAGGGTTCGAAACGCAGCAGAACTTAGCAGATATAGGCGGCAGTTTACACGCTTACGCGCACACAGACAAAATCAGTCGGTAGGATTTTCAGCAGCGGGTGCAGGTTTTTTCAATACAAACTGACGAAACAGTTCTCTGCTTTTCAGCGGCTTACCGCCAAGATAGGGTTTTAATGCGATGCGGGTGAAACGTTTGGCGGCGCGTAAAGTATTGGCATCGGGGAATTCACGGGTAGCGAGTGCCATCAGGTCACGACCGGTAAAACTAGTGTTGTCGATCACCAGGCTGGCGATAAAACCTTTCTCTTCACGATAACGATAAGTCATGGTTTCACTGACTTCTTCACCGCTGCCCGCGCAGTGCAAAAAATCCACGCCATAGCCAAGATGTTGCAGCAACGCCAGTTCAAACTGCCGTAAGGCGTGTTCAGGCGAGGTTGAGGCCGCGGCCAGGTTTTGCAGGCAGTGCAGGTAATCGAAAAACAGCGAGGAGTAGTTAGTTTCCTGTTCGAGCACGCGCGATACTAGCTCGTTGACGTACAGGCCGCTGTAAACGATTGAACCGGAAAGAGGGAGTGCCAGAGAAACCGCTTCAGCATTGCGCAGGGTTTTGACTTCACCCCGCCCGGTCCAACGGACCAGCAGCGGGGTAAACGGCTGCAAACAGCCTTTTAAATTGGATCGGCGGCCACGCGCACCTTTTGCCAGTATGCGCACCCGCCCTTGCCCTTCAGTGAACAAATCAACCATCAGGCTGGTTTCACTGTAAGGCCGCCCATGTAAGACAAATGCGCGTTGCCAGCCTTCCATAGGCGCAGACCTTATAAGTCGTCTACGTAACCCAGGCTACGCAGCGCACGTTCGTCATCTGCCCAACCGGATTTGACCTTAACCCACAGCTCAAGATGCACTTTCGCTTCAAACATGTTTTCCATGTCCTGACGTGCCTCGATACCGATAGTCTTGATCTTCGAGCCTTTATTACCGATAACCATTTTTTTCTGGCCTTCACGCTCAACCAGAATCAAACCGTTAATGTCGTAGCCGCCACGTTCGTTAGTCACGAAACGCTCGATTTCTACGGTCACGGAATAAGGCAGTTCTTCCCCGAGGAAACGCATCAGCTTTTCACGAATGATCTCTGACGCCATAAAGCGCTGAGAACGGTCGGTGATGTAATCTTCCGGGAAATGATGAATCGCTTCTGGCAGCTGCTTGCGAACCAGAGCAGCGATAGTGTCAACGTTAGTCCCTTTTTCGGCAGAAATAGGCACGATATCGGCGAAGTTCATCTGCTCGCTCAAGAATTGCAGGTGCGGCAACAGCTTGGCTTTGTCAGTGACATTGTCGATTTTGTTGATAGCCAGTATCACCGGGCTTTTCAGGTCACGCAATTTGTTGACGACCATCTCGTCGTCGGGGGTCCAGTGAGTTCCTTCAACGACGAAGATAACCAGCTCCACGTCGCCAATTGAACTGCTTGCTGCACGGTTCATCAGGCGGTTGATCGCTCGTTTTTCTTCCATGTGAAGCCCAGGGGTATCGACGTAGATAGCCTGGAATGGACCTTCGGTATGGATACCCATAATCCGGTGACGCGTGGTTTGTGGTTTGCGAGAAGTGATGGAGATTTTCTGCCCCAACAGTTCATTCAGCAAGGTCGATTTACCGACGTTAGGACGGCCGACGATTGCTACAAAACCACAGTAATTCTTTTCTTCGCTCATTCAAGCTCCAGCTGTATCAGCGCTTGTTCCGCTGCCGCCTGCTCGGCTTTACGGCGGCTTGATCCGGTTCCTACAACCGGTTGACTCAAGCCACTGACCTGGCAGTGGATGGTAAACTCCTGATCGTGCGCTTCACCGCGAACCTGCACGACCAGATAAGAAGGCAACGGCAGATGACGACCTTGCAAAAACTCCTGTAAACGGGTTTTCGGGTCTTTCTGCTTATCACCGGGACTGATTTCATCGAGACGACTACGGTACCATTCGAGGATCAGCCTTTCGACGTTCTGAATATCGCTATCCAGGAACACGCCGCCAATGAGTGCCTCCACCGTATCCGCGAGAATAGACTCACGGCGGAAACCACCACTTTTCAATTCGCCTGGGCCCAAACGCAAACACTCGCCCAAATCGAATTCACGCGCCATTTCAGCCAGGGTATTACCGCGCACCAATGTTGCACGCATCCGGCTCATATCGCCCTCGTCTACGCGAGGAAAGCGATGATACAGCGCATTTGCAATAACAAAACTGAGGATCGAGTCTCCAAGAAACTCCAATCGCTCGTTGTGCTTGCTGCTGGCGCTGCGGTGAGTCAGTGCCTGCAATAAAAGCTCCTGCTGTTGAAAAGTGTAGCCCAGCTTTCGCTGAAGCCTGTTTATTACGATGGGATTCATGAGTTACCAATAGATCAAGAATGCGTCAAAAACTTCAGCATACGGAACAGGCCTGCTTCACCAAAAATCGATCCAAAGCTGTTTCGTTTGCAGTAGCTCCCTTTATTTTAAAAAGAGGGTCGCCAACTTTTATCGCTCGAAGGGATATTCTACAACGAGTGGAATAATAATGCTGCGTTAATATGCCCGCCCCTTGCAGGACGGGCATAATATTAATGAATTCCACCAATACGGCTAATCCGGATGCCCGTTGGCCATTCGCCTTCTTGCTTCTTAAAGCTCATCCAAATACCTGATGCTCTGCCTACCAGATCT contains the following coding sequences:
- a CDS encoding acyltransferase family protein gives rise to the protein MNYRSDIDGLRAIAVLFVLFFHAGFTFFSSGFIGVDIFFVISGYLITSIINTSINKGNFSLSEFYSRRLWRLQPSFIAALIFTMIIAVILYLPSDFKEYMTSAKYAASFMSNIYSARNAVQYGAGDTMTHLLLHTWSLSIEWQWYLFLPPGLLLVHRFVPKRFIGVITIALTLLTLIICLFLSAHYPSKSYYFLSCRLFELMTGSCLAVLNYQKLKLNKHLGSLLGLASLATLAYCTTRTNIVYGYPNYTSVIVSIAVAALIIIGSTGKGVTTKLLSNPVLVFIGTLSYSLYLWHWPIFATARYLDIRENATFIVVCFVLTGITAYLSFIYIEKPYRIKKVGLLKTVILLVLTPLIITMLLRTLVRNNEGFTDRFGKEYATVLAKSNEPNSAQRKYCYDIKTDGDNKKCIMGDNKAIKTALLIGDSHAGHFFNFFNILGKDAHLAITTLSRGACLSLPNYYQFQTSGQYDQINFSCHDESKKYYAMVKNKKYNYIIIAQRWDLYGADISTNDKGKIYSVVESREKISTALNEALDIIVKAGSTPVIMKQIAPLNSHYPGCFKQHTILRTEYIPNSCETVPIRNQNTDWFIPIFNQLQVKYPTLIFIDPQDARCNGKKCLMEFDGIPLFADDNHITAYASHKLGKLYLQIKGNPLKEIAE
- a CDS encoding YfhL family 4Fe-4S dicluster ferredoxin translates to MALLITYKCINCDMCEPECPNQAITMGDEFYQIDSERCTECVGHYDTPTCQKVCPIDHTIIIDPQRREANDQLWDKFVLLHHSTKL
- the acpS gene encoding holo-ACP synthase, which codes for MAILGLGTDIVEIIRIEAVVERSGDRLAKRILSANEWQLYLNHQQPVRFLAKRFAVKEAAAKALGTGIRNGLAFEQFEVVNDALGKPSLVFHDRAAEMVAEFGVKAVHVTLADERHYACATVIIEN
- the pdxJ gene encoding pyridoxine 5'-phosphate synthase, which translates into the protein MAELLLGVNIDHIATLRNARGTAYPDPVQAAFVAEQAGADGITVHLREDRRHITDRDVRILRETIQTRMNLEMAVTDEMVGIACDIKPHFCCLVPEKREEVTTEGGLDVAGQKDKMTFAVERLSQAGILVSLFIDPDVRQIDAAVAVGAPYIEIHTGAYAEAPEGIHRDAEFKRIKDAAIYAASKGLKVNAGHGLTYKNVQPIAALPEMHELNIGHSIIGQAVFDGLAGAVSEMKALMREARR
- the recO gene encoding DNA repair protein RecO, with protein sequence MEGWQRAFVLHGRPYSETSLMVDLFTEGQGRVRILAKGARGRRSNLKGCLQPFTPLLVRWTGRGEVKTLRNAEAVSLALPLSGSIVYSGLYVNELVSRVLEQETNYSSLFFDYLHCLQNLAAASTSPEHALRQFELALLQHLGYGVDFLHCAGSGEEVSETMTYRYREEKGFIASLVIDNTSFTGRDLMALATREFPDANTLRAAKRFTRIALKPYLGGKPLKSRELFRQFVLKKPAPAAENPTD
- the era gene encoding GTPase Era; this translates as MSEEKNYCGFVAIVGRPNVGKSTLLNELLGQKISITSRKPQTTRHRIMGIHTEGPFQAIYVDTPGLHMEEKRAINRLMNRAASSSIGDVELVIFVVEGTHWTPDDEMVVNKLRDLKSPVILAINKIDNVTDKAKLLPHLQFLSEQMNFADIVPISAEKGTNVDTIAALVRKQLPEAIHHFPEDYITDRSQRFMASEIIREKLMRFLGEELPYSVTVEIERFVTNERGGYDINGLILVEREGQKKMVIGNKGSKIKTIGIEARQDMENMFEAKVHLELWVKVKSGWADDERALRSLGYVDDL
- the rnc gene encoding ribonuclease III, translating into MNPIVINRLQRKLGYTFQQQELLLQALTHRSASSKHNERLEFLGDSILSFVIANALYHRFPRVDEGDMSRMRATLVRGNTLAEMAREFDLGECLRLGPGELKSGGFRRESILADTVEALIGGVFLDSDIQNVERLILEWYRSRLDEISPGDKQKDPKTRLQEFLQGRHLPLPSYLVVQVRGEAHDQEFTIHCQVSGLSQPVVGTGSSRRKAEQAAAEQALIQLELE